A window of the Gemmatirosa kalamazoonensis genome harbors these coding sequences:
- the uvrC gene encoding excinuclease ABC subunit UvrC, which produces MISPPDDVAAKLQHLPDSPGVYLWKDADGTVLYVGKAKRLRSRVRSYFATDHVESPKTRALVRNVRDLETIVVPTEAHALILEANLIKEYKPRFNIALRDDKSYPYIKVTVNEPFPRVYVTRRLVSDGARYFGPYTDVGAMRRALNVVKRIFTVRSCNYDMPREMPERACLDFAIKRCKAPCIFNQTQADYAAMIDEVLVFLEGKTDEVARRIGERMRQAAENLDFERAGELRDALRHLERMQEPTIVLEIEGGDRDVVGYARDGDDACVAVMRIRGGKLLAREHRFMENIDGDDDGDVLAAFLARAYLGSDERADELLVPFDFTDREVLDQSLGHTRVHVPQRGSKRQLVDLAQSNARHLLEELKLAALEADERAADPVYELQRELGLKRVPRSLVCFDISHAQGTDTVASCVWFENARPKRAEYRKFKVESVVGIDDFASMREVVGRYFRRRLDEQKPVPDLVVIDGGKGQLNAAREALEALGMTEQPLISLAKREEEVFVLGRSDPLRISRRSPALRMLQQARDEAHRFAVTFQRKRRAVRTVTSALLTIPGVGPVKRRQLLQAFGSIQGVRDATPEQIAELPGWTAASAQKLLAALEASSPTRSTEPSSAALGDLPVEATSDATNDG; this is translated from the coding sequence ATGATCTCGCCGCCCGACGACGTCGCCGCCAAGCTGCAGCACCTCCCCGATTCCCCCGGCGTCTACCTGTGGAAGGACGCCGACGGAACCGTGCTGTACGTCGGCAAGGCGAAGCGCCTCCGCTCCCGCGTGCGCAGCTACTTCGCGACCGACCACGTCGAGAGCCCGAAGACGCGTGCGCTCGTGCGCAACGTGCGCGACCTCGAGACCATCGTGGTGCCGACCGAGGCGCACGCGCTCATCCTCGAGGCGAACCTCATCAAGGAGTACAAGCCGCGGTTCAACATCGCGCTGCGTGACGACAAGTCGTATCCCTACATCAAGGTCACCGTGAACGAGCCGTTCCCGCGCGTGTACGTGACGCGTCGGCTCGTGAGTGACGGCGCGCGCTACTTCGGTCCGTACACCGACGTCGGCGCGATGCGGCGCGCGCTGAACGTGGTGAAGCGCATCTTCACCGTCCGGTCGTGCAACTACGACATGCCGCGCGAGATGCCCGAGCGCGCGTGCCTCGACTTCGCCATCAAGCGCTGCAAGGCGCCCTGCATCTTCAATCAGACGCAGGCCGACTACGCCGCGATGATCGACGAGGTGCTCGTCTTTCTCGAGGGCAAGACCGACGAGGTGGCGCGCCGCATCGGCGAGCGGATGCGGCAGGCGGCCGAGAACCTCGACTTCGAGCGCGCGGGCGAGCTGCGCGACGCGCTGCGCCACCTCGAGCGCATGCAGGAGCCGACGATCGTGCTCGAGATCGAGGGCGGCGACCGCGACGTGGTGGGCTACGCGCGCGACGGCGACGACGCCTGCGTGGCGGTGATGCGCATCCGCGGCGGCAAGCTGCTCGCGCGCGAGCACCGCTTCATGGAGAACATCGATGGCGACGACGACGGCGACGTGCTCGCCGCGTTCCTCGCCCGCGCGTACCTCGGCTCCGACGAGCGCGCGGACGAGCTGCTCGTGCCGTTCGACTTCACCGACCGCGAGGTGCTCGACCAGTCACTCGGCCACACGCGCGTGCACGTGCCGCAGCGCGGCTCCAAGCGCCAGCTGGTCGACCTCGCGCAGTCGAACGCGCGCCACCTGCTGGAAGAGCTCAAGCTCGCTGCGCTCGAGGCGGACGAGCGCGCCGCCGATCCGGTGTACGAGCTGCAGCGCGAGCTGGGGCTCAAGCGCGTGCCGCGGTCGCTCGTCTGCTTCGACATCTCGCATGCGCAGGGCACCGACACGGTCGCGTCGTGCGTCTGGTTCGAGAACGCGCGACCCAAGCGGGCCGAGTACCGCAAGTTCAAGGTGGAGTCGGTCGTCGGCATCGACGACTTCGCGTCGATGCGCGAGGTCGTGGGGCGCTACTTCCGTCGCCGGCTCGACGAGCAGAAGCCGGTGCCGGATCTCGTCGTCATCGATGGCGGCAAGGGGCAGCTCAACGCCGCCCGCGAGGCGCTCGAGGCGTTAGGCATGACCGAGCAGCCGCTCATCTCGCTCGCGAAGCGTGAGGAGGAGGTGTTCGTCCTCGGGCGCAGCGATCCGCTTCGCATCTCGCGCCGCTCGCCCGCGCTCCGCATGCTGCAGCAGGCGCGCGACGAGGCGCACCGCTTCGCCGTGACGTTCCAGCGCAAGCGCCGCGCGGTGCGCACCGTGACCTCCGCGCTCCTCACCATCCCCGGCGTCGGACCGGTGAAGCGCCGGCAGCTCCTGCAGGCGTTCGGCTCCATCCAGGGCGTGCGCGACGCGACGCCGGAGCAGATCGCCGAGCTCCCGGGTTGGACCGCGGCGTCCGCGCAGAAGCTGCTCGCGGCGCTCGAGGCGTCGTCCCCGACGCGGTCGACCGAGCCGTCGAGCGCCGCGCTGGGCGACCTCCCCGTCGAGGCGACCAGCGACGCGACGAACGACGGCTGA
- a CDS encoding threonine synthase, with protein MPTWTLSCSSCDYTQPGDARAGVCPKCGQPLLARYAPVAPWTTSQRWDLWRYESVLPLMEGETLVSLGEGLTPLVEAPGLARRIGVRRLWIKDEAQNPTGSFKARGMSVAVTRARALGATGVVIPTAGNAGAAIAAYGAAAGLPVRVYAPRTTPAPILSIIRSLGADLHLVDGHIGDAGKLSRAFAAESDFFELSTLREPYRVEGMKTMGYELAEQLGGRLPDALVYPTGGGEGTVGIWKAFGEMRDWGWLPNDVRFPQMIVAQATGCAPIVRAFEAHEDRATPWENPATHAAGIRVPGPLGDRLLLRLIGESGGSAAAVDEDAIREHTKTLAESTGVDAAPEGGAALAVTRLLVDQGRLSRDAEVVVFNTGSGASYRVDT; from the coding sequence GTGCCGACCTGGACTCTCTCCTGCTCCTCCTGCGACTACACGCAGCCGGGTGACGCACGCGCCGGCGTGTGCCCGAAGTGCGGTCAGCCCCTGCTCGCGCGATACGCGCCCGTCGCGCCGTGGACCACGTCACAGCGATGGGACCTCTGGCGCTACGAGAGCGTGCTGCCGCTCATGGAGGGCGAGACGCTCGTCTCGCTCGGCGAGGGGCTGACGCCGCTCGTCGAGGCGCCGGGGCTCGCGCGCCGCATCGGCGTGCGCCGGTTGTGGATCAAGGACGAGGCGCAGAACCCGACCGGCTCGTTCAAGGCCCGGGGCATGAGCGTGGCGGTCACGCGCGCCCGCGCGCTCGGCGCCACGGGCGTCGTCATCCCGACCGCCGGCAACGCCGGCGCCGCCATCGCCGCCTACGGTGCGGCCGCCGGGCTCCCGGTCCGCGTGTACGCGCCGCGCACCACGCCCGCGCCGATCCTCTCCATCATCCGCTCGCTCGGTGCCGACCTGCATCTCGTCGACGGCCACATCGGCGATGCCGGCAAGCTCTCGCGCGCGTTCGCCGCCGAGAGCGACTTCTTCGAGCTGAGCACCCTCCGCGAGCCATACCGCGTCGAGGGGATGAAGACCATGGGCTACGAGCTGGCCGAGCAGCTCGGCGGCCGCCTCCCCGACGCGCTCGTCTATCCCACCGGCGGCGGGGAGGGCACCGTGGGCATCTGGAAGGCGTTCGGCGAGATGCGCGACTGGGGATGGCTGCCGAACGACGTGCGCTTCCCGCAGATGATCGTCGCCCAGGCCACCGGCTGCGCGCCCATCGTCCGCGCGTTCGAGGCGCACGAGGACCGCGCGACCCCGTGGGAGAACCCCGCCACGCACGCCGCCGGCATCCGGGTCCCGGGCCCGCTCGGCGATCGCCTGCTGCTCCGACTCATCGGCGAGAGCGGCGGAAGCGCCGCGGCGGTCGACGAGGACGCCATCCGCGAGCACACCAAGACGCTGGCCGAGTCCACCGGCGTCGACGCCGCTCCGGAAGGTGGCGCTGCCCTCGCCGTGACTCGGCTCCTCGTCGACCAGGGACGACTCTCACGCGACGCGGAAGTCGTGGTGTTCAACACGGGAAGCGGCGCGTCCTATCGCGTCGACACGTGA
- the larC gene encoding nickel pincer cofactor biosynthesis protein LarC, with translation MTGPTLAILDPFSGIAGDMMLGALVAVGLDADWLRGLPDALRLAGVRVRVQEVLRGEIVCWKVDFDIPAQPHGRGVREIHDLLQAATGVPGVVLARAEQVFQVIAEREGEIHGVPPEEVHLHEVGAVDAILDIVGAVWGFHLLGVDRVHCGPIQLGDGFVRAAHGMLPVPAPATLRILEGLAVRPGPDGSGELVTPTGAALVKVLSSGPPPHEYVPRRSGFGAGTKDFPGRANALRLILAEPAGPVYDVDREPLVLLAADVDDATGEMLAAAADALREAGALDVVLLPTLMKKGRPGSRIEALSRPEHADRLEALVLERTSTIGVRRSEVLRRALPREILTVQVDGHPVRIKVVHTPDGGRRAKPEFDDVSAAARALGRDPRLVSAQALAALDAAD, from the coding sequence GTGACCGGACCGACGCTCGCGATCCTCGATCCGTTCAGCGGCATCGCGGGCGACATGATGCTGGGCGCCCTCGTCGCCGTCGGCCTCGACGCCGACTGGCTGCGGGGGCTCCCGGACGCGCTGCGGCTCGCGGGCGTCCGCGTCCGTGTGCAGGAAGTGCTGCGCGGGGAGATCGTGTGCTGGAAGGTCGACTTCGACATCCCGGCGCAGCCCCACGGCCGCGGCGTGCGCGAGATCCACGACCTCCTGCAGGCGGCGACCGGCGTCCCCGGCGTGGTGCTGGCCCGCGCCGAGCAGGTGTTCCAGGTCATCGCCGAACGGGAAGGGGAGATCCACGGCGTCCCGCCCGAGGAGGTGCACCTGCACGAGGTCGGCGCGGTCGACGCGATCCTCGACATCGTCGGCGCCGTCTGGGGGTTCCACCTCCTCGGCGTCGATCGCGTCCACTGCGGTCCCATCCAGCTCGGCGACGGGTTCGTTCGCGCCGCCCACGGGATGCTGCCGGTACCGGCTCCGGCGACGCTCCGGATCCTGGAGGGTCTCGCGGTGCGACCCGGTCCGGACGGTTCGGGGGAACTCGTCACCCCGACCGGGGCCGCGCTCGTGAAGGTCCTGTCGTCCGGTCCGCCGCCACACGAGTACGTTCCCCGCCGCAGCGGCTTCGGCGCCGGCACGAAGGACTTCCCCGGCCGCGCGAACGCCCTCCGGCTGATCCTCGCGGAGCCTGCGGGACCGGTATACGACGTAGACCGGGAGCCGCTCGTCCTCCTCGCCGCCGACGTCGATGACGCGACCGGCGAGATGCTCGCCGCGGCGGCAGACGCGCTCCGCGAGGCCGGCGCGCTCGACGTCGTGCTGCTCCCCACGCTCATGAAGAAGGGGCGCCCGGGCTCCCGCATCGAGGCGCTCTCGCGGCCGGAGCACGCCGACCGGCTCGAGGCGCTCGTGCTCGAGCGCACGTCCACGATCGGCGTCCGGCGCTCCGAGGTGCTGCGGCGCGCCCTGCCGCGCGAGATCCTCACGGTGCAGGTGGACGGCCATCCGGTCCGCATCAAGGTCGTCCACACCCCCGACGGCGGCCGCCGCGCGAAGCCGGAATTCGACGACGTGTCGGCCGCGGCGCGCGCCCTGGGCCGGGATCCCCGGCTCGTCTCCGCCCAGGCGCTGGCCGCGCTGGACGCCGCAGACTAG
- a CDS encoding DUF512 domain-containing protein, protein MVRVSKVEAGSIAEELGIVPGTQLLSVNGRELADFLDWEFLGADDELVIEARLPDGEAVVYEVEREPGDPFGVELEPPTVRRCANRCEFCFIEGLPKGLRKNLYVRDDDYRLSFAYGNFATLSNLKDRDIARIVEYRLSPLYVSVHATPWEARKVLLNNPRVPNVIDQLTRLKDGGIQYHCQMVVVPGLNDGEVLEESFTDLWNLGDAVLSVAIVPVGTTQFSHLYTGKPMDAENAGRLLDAVERWEARALAERGDRWVFASDELYLLAGRDLPGVEHYGDFAQIENGVGSVTALRQRVADGIETLPRLDGKRIGVVTGLSMAPLMPALLQQLSERTGARFELIVAENSLFGVTVTTAGLLVGADIRRVLGGRADLDMALIPAETINDAGLFLDDESFVAVRESFSFPVYPSYDFIDVLSLEGEPAMQAA, encoded by the coding sequence GTGGTTCGCGTCTCGAAGGTGGAAGCCGGCAGCATCGCCGAGGAGCTCGGGATCGTGCCGGGGACGCAGCTCCTGAGCGTCAACGGCCGTGAGCTCGCCGACTTCCTCGACTGGGAGTTCCTCGGCGCCGACGACGAGCTGGTCATCGAGGCGCGGCTCCCGGACGGCGAGGCGGTCGTCTACGAGGTCGAGCGCGAGCCGGGCGACCCGTTCGGCGTGGAGCTCGAGCCGCCCACCGTCCGCCGCTGCGCGAACCGCTGCGAGTTCTGCTTCATCGAGGGGCTGCCGAAGGGGCTCCGGAAGAACCTGTACGTCCGCGACGACGACTACCGACTGTCGTTCGCCTACGGGAACTTCGCCACGCTCTCGAACCTGAAGGACCGCGACATCGCGCGGATCGTCGAGTACCGCCTGTCGCCGCTCTATGTCTCGGTGCACGCCACGCCGTGGGAGGCGCGCAAGGTCCTCCTGAACAACCCGCGGGTGCCGAACGTCATCGACCAGCTCACGCGGCTGAAGGACGGCGGCATCCAGTACCACTGCCAGATGGTCGTGGTGCCCGGCCTGAACGACGGGGAGGTGCTCGAGGAGTCGTTCACCGATCTCTGGAACCTCGGCGACGCGGTGCTCTCGGTCGCCATCGTCCCGGTCGGCACGACGCAGTTCTCCCATCTCTACACCGGGAAGCCGATGGACGCGGAGAACGCGGGCCGGCTGCTCGACGCCGTCGAGCGGTGGGAGGCACGGGCGCTGGCCGAGCGCGGTGACCGCTGGGTGTTCGCGTCCGACGAGCTGTATCTGCTCGCCGGCCGTGATCTGCCGGGTGTCGAGCACTATGGCGACTTCGCCCAGATCGAGAACGGCGTCGGCTCCGTCACCGCGCTGCGCCAGCGCGTGGCGGACGGGATCGAGACCCTGCCGCGGCTCGACGGCAAGCGCATCGGCGTCGTGACGGGGCTTTCGATGGCGCCGCTCATGCCCGCGCTGCTCCAGCAGTTATCTGAGCGGACCGGCGCCCGGTTCGAGCTGATCGTCGCCGAGAACTCGCTGTTCGGCGTTACCGTGACCACCGCCGGTCTGCTCGTCGGCGCCGACATCCGCCGAGTCCTCGGCGGCCGCGCGGATCTCGACATGGCACTGATCCCGGCCGAGACGATCAACGACGCCGGGTTGTTCCTGGACGACGAGTCCTTCGTGGCCGTCCGCGAGTCGTTCTCGTTCCCGGTCTATCCCTCGTACGATTTCATCGACGTGCTCTCGCTCGAGGGCGAGCCGGCGATGCAGGCAGCCTGA
- the der gene encoding ribosome biogenesis GTPase Der, whose product MAIPVVALVGRPNVGKSALFNRILGAHTAIVSDEAGTTRDRHFGRAEWNGKAFWLVDTGGIVEDSPVPMDVEIRKQVVQAIGEADLVVFVVDAKVGAHPSDARVVDLLRDAGKPWLLVANKVDNPQSTDFYEMYRLGAGDPIPVSAANGTGSGDLLDEITDRLPEQNDELPTALRVAVVGRPNVGKSSFVNRLLGEERLVVSDIAGTTRDSIDTPTRYHGRDLVFVDTAGLRRQSKVEDGVEFYSGLRTRRAIESSDICVLMVDATLGVENQDLKIATLAWEQGRSLILVVNKWDLKEKDGKTADKFKKDLVEKVPYFEWVPILYTSAVTGQRVHKVLDVILEVEQERNKRIPTSQINEALEEMVQRRQPPQAAGNEVRLIYATQVETAPPSIAVFGNHPELVAEHYIRYLHNGFRERYGFVGNPLRILMRHKSAPASDHRRVRA is encoded by the coding sequence ATGGCAATTCCCGTCGTCGCCCTCGTGGGGCGGCCCAACGTCGGCAAGTCGGCGCTCTTCAACCGCATCCTCGGCGCGCACACCGCCATCGTCAGCGACGAGGCCGGGACCACGCGCGACCGCCATTTCGGGCGCGCCGAGTGGAACGGCAAGGCGTTCTGGCTCGTCGACACCGGCGGCATCGTCGAGGACTCGCCGGTCCCGATGGACGTCGAGATCCGCAAGCAGGTCGTCCAGGCGATCGGCGAGGCGGACCTCGTCGTGTTCGTCGTCGACGCGAAGGTGGGCGCGCATCCGAGCGATGCCCGCGTCGTCGACCTGCTGCGCGACGCCGGCAAGCCGTGGCTCCTCGTCGCCAACAAGGTCGACAACCCGCAGAGCACCGACTTCTACGAGATGTACCGCCTCGGCGCCGGCGACCCGATCCCGGTGTCCGCGGCGAACGGCACCGGCTCGGGCGACCTGCTCGACGAGATCACCGACCGGCTGCCCGAGCAGAACGACGAGCTGCCGACGGCGCTCCGCGTCGCCGTCGTGGGACGGCCCAACGTCGGCAAGTCGTCGTTCGTGAACCGCCTCCTCGGCGAGGAGCGACTGGTCGTCTCCGACATCGCGGGCACCACGCGCGACTCGATCGACACGCCGACGCGCTACCACGGACGCGACCTCGTGTTCGTCGACACGGCGGGTCTGCGGCGGCAGTCGAAGGTCGAGGACGGCGTCGAGTTCTACTCCGGGCTCCGCACGCGCCGCGCGATCGAGAGCTCGGACATCTGCGTGCTCATGGTCGACGCGACGCTCGGCGTCGAGAACCAGGACCTCAAGATCGCGACGCTCGCCTGGGAGCAGGGGCGGTCGCTGATCCTGGTCGTCAACAAGTGGGACCTGAAGGAGAAGGACGGCAAGACCGCCGACAAGTTCAAGAAGGACCTCGTCGAGAAGGTGCCGTACTTCGAGTGGGTGCCCATCCTGTACACGTCGGCCGTCACCGGCCAGCGCGTGCACAAGGTGCTCGACGTGATCCTCGAGGTGGAGCAGGAGCGCAACAAGCGCATCCCGACGTCGCAGATCAACGAGGCGCTCGAGGAGATGGTGCAGCGCCGGCAGCCGCCGCAGGCCGCGGGCAACGAGGTGCGGCTGATCTACGCCACGCAGGTGGAGACCGCGCCGCCGTCGATCGCGGTGTTCGGCAACCATCCGGAGCTCGTCGCGGAGCACTACATCCGCTACCTGCACAACGGCTTCCGCGAGCGGTACGGCTTCGTCGGCAACCCGCTGCGCATCCTGATGCGCCACAAGAGCGCGCCCGCGAGCGACCACCGTCGCGTACGGGCATGA
- the plsY gene encoding glycerol-3-phosphate 1-O-acyltransferase PlsY, which translates to MTDAALLAAGLAASYAAGSIPTAYLAGKAKGVDLRKHGSGNLGATNAWRVLGWRVGLAVYAVDTLKGFLPVFLLPRPVAHAELAAIAYGVAAIVGHVRPVFLGFQKGGKGVATAGGVFLALAPLPFVIALGVFLGVFLATGYVSAGSLSAAVALPFALFVYVGRPSPTVILALLVALFVFWTHRANIGRLRRGEESRFRIGRRATSEGTPR; encoded by the coding sequence ATGACCGACGCCGCGCTGCTCGCCGCCGGCCTCGCCGCGTCGTACGCGGCCGGCTCGATCCCCACCGCCTATCTCGCGGGGAAGGCGAAAGGCGTGGACCTCAGGAAGCACGGCTCGGGCAACCTCGGCGCCACGAACGCGTGGCGGGTGCTCGGCTGGCGCGTCGGGCTGGCCGTATACGCCGTAGATACGCTGAAGGGCTTTCTTCCCGTGTTTCTCCTCCCGCGGCCCGTGGCGCACGCGGAGCTGGCGGCGATCGCGTACGGCGTCGCGGCCATCGTCGGCCACGTGCGACCGGTCTTCCTCGGCTTCCAGAAGGGAGGGAAGGGCGTCGCGACGGCGGGCGGGGTGTTCCTCGCGCTCGCTCCCCTGCCGTTCGTCATCGCGCTCGGCGTGTTCCTCGGCGTCTTTCTCGCCACCGGCTACGTCTCCGCCGGATCGCTCTCGGCCGCCGTCGCGCTGCCGTTCGCGCTGTTCGTGTACGTCGGACGACCGAGTCCCACGGTCATCCTCGCGCTGCTCGTCGCCCTGTTCGTCTTCTGGACGCACCGCGCGAACATCGGCCGTCTGCGGCGCGGGGAGGAGAGCCGGTTCCGCATCGGCCGCCGCGCGACGTCGGAGGGCACGCCGCGGTGA
- a CDS encoding NAD(P)H-dependent glycerol-3-phosphate dehydrogenase gives MTAPDGTKRCAVVGGGAWGTALADLLARNGHDTVLWAREEDVVDSINARHENARFLARFPLAPSLRATHQMRAAVADRDLVIFAPPSHVLRDVASQCADAVARGATLAVASKGVERETLKLMTDVVADCVPGRPVVAISGPSFASEVASRQPTAIVAASDDREAAHLTQRALSSTEFRVYTHDDVIGVELGGALKNVMALATGILEGLGLGFNSRAALITRGLAEMTRLGVAIGAQPATFAGLAGLGDLVLTCTGALSRNRSLGEEIGRGKPLDEALSGRETVAEGVLNTQSARALAERADVEMPIVNAVHCILFEGTPVKQAVSDLMSRELRAEQDD, from the coding sequence GTGACGGCGCCCGACGGCACGAAGCGGTGCGCCGTCGTCGGCGGCGGCGCGTGGGGCACCGCGCTCGCCGATCTGCTCGCGCGCAACGGTCACGACACCGTGCTGTGGGCGCGCGAGGAAGACGTCGTCGATTCCATCAACGCGCGCCACGAGAACGCCCGCTTCCTCGCGCGCTTCCCGCTCGCGCCGTCGCTGCGCGCCACGCACCAGATGCGCGCGGCCGTCGCCGACCGCGACCTCGTGATCTTCGCGCCGCCGTCGCACGTGCTGCGCGACGTCGCGTCCCAGTGCGCCGACGCCGTGGCGCGCGGCGCGACGCTGGCCGTGGCGAGCAAGGGCGTCGAGCGCGAGACCCTGAAGCTGATGACCGACGTCGTGGCCGACTGCGTCCCCGGCCGACCGGTCGTCGCGATCTCGGGTCCGAGCTTCGCCTCCGAGGTCGCGTCGCGCCAGCCGACGGCCATCGTCGCCGCGTCCGACGATCGCGAGGCGGCGCATCTCACGCAGCGCGCGCTCAGCTCCACGGAGTTCCGCGTCTACACGCACGACGACGTGATCGGCGTCGAGCTGGGAGGCGCGCTGAAGAACGTCATGGCGCTCGCCACCGGCATCCTCGAGGGGCTCGGGCTCGGCTTCAACTCGCGCGCCGCGCTCATCACGCGCGGCCTCGCGGAGATGACGCGGCTCGGCGTCGCGATCGGTGCGCAGCCGGCCACGTTCGCCGGTCTCGCGGGACTGGGCGATCTCGTGCTGACGTGCACCGGTGCGCTCAGTCGCAACCGCTCGCTCGGCGAGGAGATCGGCCGCGGCAAGCCGCTCGACGAGGCGCTCTCCGGCCGCGAGACCGTGGCGGAGGGCGTGCTCAACACGCAGAGCGCGCGCGCGCTCGCCGAGCGCGCCGACGTCGAGATGCCGATCGTGAACGCGGTGCACTGCATCCTGTTCGAGGGCACGCCCGTGAAGCAGGCGGTGAGCGACCTCATGTCCCGCGAGCTCCGCGCGGAGCAGGACGACTGA
- a CDS encoding MerR family transcriptional regulator gives MTRPRDPDDVQTAARAATPRRAMRAIDEAVQEYFSIGEVCQLTDLKPHVLRYWESQFRILNPAKNRSGNRVYARREVELVLLVKHLLYTEKFTIDGARQRLEQHRRTGELRTAARSALAVETIALLERELRDIAGVLDGRVPPGTRTDDPSHFATSAEPEPLALDARPADALRTQDEAEE, from the coding sequence ATGACGAGACCGCGCGACCCCGACGACGTGCAGACGGCCGCTCGCGCCGCGACGCCGCGTCGCGCCATGCGCGCCATCGACGAGGCGGTGCAGGAGTACTTCTCCATCGGCGAGGTCTGTCAGCTCACCGACCTCAAGCCGCACGTGCTGCGGTACTGGGAGAGCCAGTTCCGCATCCTGAATCCGGCGAAGAACCGGTCGGGCAATCGCGTCTACGCGCGACGCGAGGTGGAGCTCGTGCTGCTCGTGAAGCACCTGCTCTACACCGAGAAGTTCACCATCGACGGCGCGCGTCAGCGGCTCGAGCAGCACCGCCGCACCGGCGAGCTGCGCACCGCGGCGCGGTCGGCGCTCGCCGTGGAGACGATCGCGCTGCTCGAGCGCGAGCTGCGTGACATCGCGGGCGTGCTGGATGGACGCGTCCCACCGGGCACGCGGACCGACGACCCGTCGCACTTCGCGACGAGTGCGGAGCCCGAGCCACTCGCGCTCGACGC